A genomic region of Leptolyngbya sp. NIES-2104 contains the following coding sequences:
- a CDS encoding DNA phosphorothioation system restriction enzyme: MSLKELKLRNQYRTDRADLVQDFYIPCFQQSVTYSRAVGFFSSSALTAAAQGLQAFIQSQGRMRLVASPHLSAEDIDAIQQGLKQREQVIAEALSRELEQDFEQVILDRLACLAWLLRHGLLEIKLAVHRNLEQGIYHEKLGVFVDRAGNTVVFSGSANESVSALRNNFECIDVFRSWRVGDDERIAEKIDDFQRLWDNKTLNLEVLEFPEAAKRSLLKLCSERMPTGVREPSAKYSVTPSLYPLLPSGLTLRSYQRQAIDNWFANQGCGTLKMATGSGKTITALAIAAELYRKSFQQNKPLQGLLIVCPYRHLVTQWAQEARKFGLEPILAFETAQNWQGELQSQLLAVHSGNRPFMSVITTNATLIRESFQSQLQFFPKRSLIIGDEAHNLGATRLEASLPQAIPLRLALSATPERYFDEQGSERLFDYFGSVLEPEFTLKDAIAAKALVPYVYYPILVELTGSEIDQYAELSSKIGRAIAMGGDINENEALTALLMQRARLVGGAANKLEALRSLMMNRLQTRHTLFYCGDGSVEDEVTQESTRHLEAVTALLDELGYRVKPYTAETTLVEREELRQQFAQGSLQGLVAIRCLDEGVDIPAIRSAVILASSSNPRQFIQRRGRILRPSPGKERAELFDMIVIPPDLGRESWSTERSLLRKELRRFIEFADLAINSGQARKILLPLQEKYQLLEL, encoded by the coding sequence GTGAGCTTAAAGGAACTGAAGCTTCGGAATCAATATCGCACCGATCGCGCAGATCTCGTTCAGGATTTCTACATTCCTTGCTTTCAGCAGTCCGTCACTTATAGTCGGGCTGTAGGGTTCTTTTCCAGTAGTGCGTTGACGGCTGCGGCACAAGGACTCCAAGCGTTTATTCAGTCTCAAGGGCGAATGCGACTCGTGGCTTCACCCCATCTCTCAGCTGAAGATATTGATGCGATTCAGCAAGGGTTGAAGCAGCGGGAGCAAGTGATCGCAGAGGCGTTATCACGAGAGTTGGAGCAAGATTTTGAGCAGGTGATTTTGGATCGCCTTGCTTGTCTTGCTTGGTTATTGAGACATGGCTTGCTAGAAATCAAGCTTGCAGTTCATCGAAACCTTGAGCAAGGAATTTATCACGAGAAGTTGGGCGTATTTGTCGATCGAGCGGGAAATACCGTTGTGTTTTCAGGTTCTGCGAATGAGAGCGTGAGTGCATTGAGGAATAACTTTGAATGTATTGATGTGTTTCGCTCGTGGCGAGTTGGCGACGATGAGCGGATTGCTGAGAAAATTGACGATTTCCAGCGACTTTGGGACAACAAAACGCTCAATCTCGAAGTGTTGGAGTTTCCAGAGGCGGCAAAGCGATCACTACTCAAGCTTTGTTCTGAACGAATGCCGACGGGAGTACGAGAGCCAAGCGCTAAGTATTCTGTTACTCCGTCTTTATATCCTTTGCTTCCAAGTGGGTTAACGCTTCGTTCTTATCAACGACAAGCGATCGACAATTGGTTTGCGAATCAAGGATGTGGCACTTTGAAGATGGCGACTGGGAGTGGCAAGACGATTACTGCACTCGCGATCGCGGCTGAACTTTACCGCAAGAGTTTTCAACAAAATAAGCCCCTTCAAGGATTGTTGATCGTCTGTCCTTACCGTCATCTGGTCACTCAATGGGCACAAGAGGCGAGAAAATTCGGGTTGGAGCCAATTTTGGCGTTTGAGACAGCGCAAAATTGGCAAGGAGAATTGCAATCTCAGTTACTCGCTGTGCATTCTGGCAACCGACCGTTTATGAGTGTGATCACCACGAATGCAACCTTGATTCGAGAGAGTTTTCAGTCTCAGCTTCAGTTCTTCCCCAAGCGATCGCTGATTATCGGTGATGAGGCGCATAATCTAGGAGCAACTCGTTTGGAGGCGAGCTTGCCTCAAGCAATTCCTTTACGGTTAGCACTTTCTGCAACGCCAGAACGATATTTTGATGAACAAGGGAGTGAACGGCTATTTGATTATTTTGGTTCTGTATTGGAGCCGGAGTTTACGCTCAAAGATGCGATCGCAGCTAAGGCATTAGTTCCCTATGTTTACTATCCAATTTTGGTGGAGTTGACGGGATCGGAGATCGATCAGTATGCCGAACTCAGCAGTAAAATTGGTCGAGCGATCGCAATGGGAGGTGACATCAACGAAAACGAGGCATTGACGGCTTTACTGATGCAACGCGCTCGACTCGTGGGAGGAGCAGCGAATAAGTTAGAGGCTTTACGATCGCTGATGATGAATCGTCTTCAGACGCGACATACTCTGTTTTACTGTGGAGATGGTTCGGTGGAAGATGAGGTGACACAAGAAAGTACTCGTCACCTTGAAGCTGTGACAGCTTTACTAGATGAATTGGGGTATCGTGTGAAACCTTACACGGCAGAAACAACATTGGTTGAGCGGGAGGAGCTTCGACAACAATTCGCTCAGGGGAGCTTGCAAGGGTTGGTTGCGATTCGTTGTTTGGATGAAGGGGTCGATATTCCGGCGATTCGGTCGGCAGTGATTTTGGCAAGCAGTAGCAATCCTCGACAATTCATTCAGCGTCGAGGGCGGATTCTGCGTCCGAGTCCAGGCAAGGAAAGAGCAGAACTGTTTGACATGATTGTGATTCCGCCTGATTTGGGTCGGGAATCTT
- a CDS encoding tyrosine-type recombinase/integrase, translating to MQARKQPKDRNRKGSVAIIVSKDWLQLRFSYAGKRHYISLGLTDTIANRRIAEAKAKQIESDIIYERFDPTLERYKPQTALSVATASTPICTPIPTPPKTCLAELWDKYTEFQREHLEKSTIVRDYGKIEKRIQKFPKPFLEDAGTTWSEATAVQSHLLSKYAAEMAKRTLKQLSACCDWGIRKKLVSENPFKELVAEIKTKSRKASRVSRKPFSKECVAAIIAAFDNDTYCPKFTPVRHSFYAPYVKFLLHTGCRPEEAIALKWKHVEKNRIYICDAMPTDVRIRKDTKTHAPRYFPINEELRTLFKAIRPEDCHPEMLVFPAKNGKELHTHNFLNRVWKPILERLVAEGKVRQYLPQYNCRHTFITLCLESGVPSRRVADWCGTSVAVIEEHYAGSDTLRVSQRQRSHPSAII from the coding sequence ATGCAAGCCAGAAAACAGCCGAAAGATCGCAATCGCAAAGGATCTGTGGCCATTATCGTTTCCAAAGATTGGTTACAGCTTCGTTTTAGCTACGCAGGCAAACGGCATTACATCTCGCTAGGACTGACCGACACGATCGCGAATCGACGGATTGCTGAGGCAAAGGCAAAGCAGATTGAATCGGACATCATCTACGAGCGCTTTGATCCGACGCTAGAGCGGTATAAGCCGCAAACTGCGCTCAGCGTGGCAACTGCCAGTACACCAATTTGTACACCAATTCCAACACCACCCAAGACCTGCCTTGCTGAGTTGTGGGACAAGTACACCGAGTTTCAGCGAGAGCATTTGGAGAAAAGCACGATTGTTCGAGATTACGGCAAAATTGAGAAGCGGATTCAGAAATTCCCGAAGCCGTTTTTAGAAGATGCGGGCACTACGTGGAGCGAAGCTACCGCAGTTCAATCCCACTTGCTTAGTAAGTATGCTGCGGAGATGGCAAAACGGACTCTCAAGCAACTAAGCGCCTGCTGTGATTGGGGCATTCGGAAGAAGTTGGTGAGCGAGAACCCGTTCAAAGAGTTGGTTGCTGAAATCAAGACGAAGAGCCGCAAAGCGAGTCGAGTGTCGCGGAAGCCGTTTTCCAAAGAATGCGTCGCAGCGATCATTGCCGCCTTTGACAACGACACCTATTGCCCGAAATTCACTCCTGTGCGTCATTCCTTTTATGCTCCCTACGTGAAGTTTCTGCTTCACACAGGCTGCCGACCGGAAGAAGCGATCGCACTCAAATGGAAGCACGTCGAAAAAAATCGCATCTACATCTGTGATGCCATGCCGACCGATGTTCGCATTCGGAAGGATACCAAAACCCATGCACCTCGTTACTTCCCGATTAACGAAGAGTTGAGGACGCTATTCAAGGCGATTCGACCCGAAGACTGTCATCCAGAAATGTTGGTCTTTCCAGCTAAGAATGGCAAAGAGTTGCACACGCATAACTTCTTAAATCGGGTTTGGAAGCCGATCCTTGAGCGCTTGGTTGCAGAAGGGAAGGTGCGGCAGTATTTGCCCCAATACAACTGTCGGCACACGTTCATCACGCTCTGTCTGGAAAGTGGTGTGCCCTCGCGTCGCGTTGCGGATTGGTGTGGAACTTCGGTGGCGGTGATTGAGGAGCATTATGCTGGTTCGGACACGCTTCGCGTGAGCCAAAGGCAACGCTCACATCCAAGTGCCATCATTTGA
- a CDS encoding discoidin domain-containing protein codes for MSWSTIARIRIGQDWQFTPAIAPGLGYIRLTFGTAGIPVSVAQVNLDNGDLFDQREIVATAYAQIFEFENPAVFINRAIALRLPIPATSFDVQVELSSVFLSEGDGNGEIDFQPVLIGQTQILQAIDALDLDPGMSANITAILENQIAHVLKLNTLQTGQNQILQRLDQPVAIDPAILTALTTLLNGQSSQTVTLGQIQTKQSDHSATLQQIQASQSQILQAIAAPTPLAYNVITTAYTASQSSVFSGLIGTFANLSDNNGTTGAGTNSSTVEWIKATFPSAVTVRAVRLGGGNIPGWGGVSAYLNGKVLQYSTDDVNWLTALTVADVLDSGPNQFRLFALGQPITARFWRILSSGFLSTTELRFFN; via the coding sequence ATGAGTTGGAGCACGATCGCACGAATCCGAATCGGGCAAGACTGGCAATTCACACCCGCGATCGCGCCTGGTCTTGGATATATCCGCTTGACCTTTGGGACTGCTGGCATTCCGGTATCAGTGGCTCAAGTCAATCTAGACAATGGTGATTTGTTTGATCAGCGCGAAATTGTTGCGACTGCTTACGCTCAGATTTTCGAGTTTGAGAATCCCGCCGTGTTTATCAATCGTGCGATCGCGCTTCGATTGCCCATTCCCGCCACCTCGTTTGATGTGCAGGTTGAACTATCCTCTGTCTTTCTGTCTGAGGGAGATGGTAACGGGGAGATTGATTTTCAGCCCGTGTTAATTGGTCAGACTCAGATTTTGCAAGCGATCGATGCGCTTGATCTCGATCCTGGGATGTCTGCAAACATCACAGCCATTCTCGAAAATCAGATCGCGCACGTCCTCAAACTCAATACGCTGCAAACAGGTCAGAATCAGATTTTGCAGCGATTGGATCAACCTGTAGCGATCGATCCTGCAATCTTGACCGCGCTTACCACGTTGCTCAATGGGCAATCCAGCCAGACCGTTACGTTAGGGCAGATTCAGACAAAGCAGAGCGATCATTCTGCAACCTTGCAGCAGATCCAAGCGAGTCAGAGTCAGATTTTGCAGGCGATCGCCGCTCCTACTCCGCTCGCATACAACGTGATCACCACCGCTTACACTGCTTCCCAATCGTCTGTTTTTAGCGGCTTAATCGGCACGTTTGCCAATCTTTCTGACAACAACGGGACAACGGGAGCTGGAACAAATAGCAGCACTGTCGAATGGATTAAGGCAACCTTTCCGAGTGCGGTCACGGTTCGGGCAGTGCGGCTAGGTGGCGGAAATATTCCGGGATGGGGCGGCGTTTCAGCTTACTTGAACGGAAAAGTGTTGCAGTACTCTACCGACGATGTGAACTGGCTCACCGCACTCACCGTCGCAGATGTACTCGATTCCGGACCGAATCAGTTCCGACTGTTTGCGCTAGGGCAACCGATTACAGCGCGATTTTGGCGAATTCTCTCATCTGGGTTTCTGTCTACTACTGAGCTAAGGTTTTTCAATTAG
- a CDS encoding helix-turn-helix domain-containing protein, translating into MIEANLQSEEGGSPLKALRERLGNISQEELARRLGASVVSISRWERGAKPMSLTVPQMRSLVRELQSVDWDIADFLDRASAHET; encoded by the coding sequence ATGATAGAAGCAAACTTGCAATCCGAGGAAGGCGGATCACCCTTGAAAGCACTACGTGAAAGGCTTGGGAATATCTCCCAGGAAGAACTTGCTAGGCGTTTAGGCGCTTCCGTCGTTTCAATCAGTAGATGGGAGCGCGGAGCCAAACCTATGTCTCTGACAGTTCCGCAAATGCGTTCTCTTGTTCGAGAGTTGCAGAGTGTTGATTGGGATATCGCGGATTTTCTAGACCGAGCAAGCGCACACGAAACCTAA
- a CDS encoding AAA family ATPase, translated as MVASHNTPVQFDIRNFIEFDSQNRAICPACQSAKGESYTKRNLSVAPNGAYKCHRGCTSGEIRSALGAEKPRQVPTAIAKPATNITLPPHRIKEAHDRLMASDGPAKQWLHDRGITDGLIQRHQIGITRAKVNNQQHLPAITIPIPANADGTQFYQKKRVAPWIDESNQPENYKPWSQYGIPNSVYFTWLPANATQTYLCEGEWDAIRLGDLLRNADLEIACATFTSGAGNVPGQDQLDLLPGEVIIFYDRNDAPLKNGDRPGEIGARKIAKALGTRAKIASVPMLDDCSVKGWDVSNAIEAGYSLDDFKQAAAESLALQPDEPKKRENPLRARMIKNIDLIARAADYIDWLVPDLLTPNELFILGTPPRTGKSLFCLTLAKAIATGGTFLDRPVTQGSVIYVNCEDGETKVKYRQTAQGWEQWGYDLPVYWFNEFKLSELSDLRELIEEIGDVRLLVLDTLSRVRNDNAKESSSEMGRILEPLQQLARDTGTCVLLTHHLSEATLEKDDDPFKLLRGNSSIRSTCRGAMVMLPGENCYRLISENGWCDLMDLNVRIQPDTLEWKLLGNWNPRVDGDMKQQILDHLNLVGIATIQEIATELNFNAGSVCTILHRLQREDMVEKIGGKGRQLAHYQRSATLSQQLNMLLGHQNPDDTSDTACPNKKILENDLPLKVINSPKSDQSETQENFPHERKVITFSQNDHFFSNTPPLLGQSCKPDPVSDVCPNSPDRLLGQGDQLSHRLDPVLTPLKVGDRAVYIGPDKPMSMLCGNRHLEILEMQNDRAIVKNKKWVVSQTVPLADLRRV; from the coding sequence ATGGTAGCAAGCCATAACACCCCCGTCCAATTCGACATTCGCAATTTTATCGAATTCGACTCTCAGAATCGCGCCATCTGCCCCGCTTGCCAATCTGCCAAAGGTGAGAGCTACACCAAGCGCAATCTATCCGTTGCACCGAATGGCGCTTACAAATGTCATCGCGGTTGCACCTCTGGAGAAATCAGATCGGCATTAGGAGCGGAAAAACCGCGTCAAGTGCCAACCGCGATCGCAAAACCCGCCACAAACATCACTCTGCCACCGCACCGCATCAAAGAAGCGCACGATCGACTGATGGCATCTGACGGACCCGCGAAACAGTGGCTACACGATCGAGGCATCACCGACGGACTGATCCAGCGTCATCAGATCGGCATCACCCGCGCCAAAGTCAACAATCAACAGCACTTGCCCGCAATCACGATTCCGATTCCCGCGAATGCTGACGGCACCCAGTTCTACCAGAAGAAACGAGTCGCGCCCTGGATCGACGAATCGAATCAACCGGAAAACTATAAGCCGTGGTCACAGTACGGCATTCCTAACAGCGTTTATTTCACCTGGCTACCCGCGAATGCGACTCAAACGTATCTCTGTGAGGGGGAATGGGATGCGATTCGACTCGGTGATCTGTTGAGAAATGCAGACTTAGAAATTGCCTGCGCCACATTCACCAGCGGGGCGGGAAATGTGCCCGGTCAAGATCAACTCGACCTACTGCCGGGTGAGGTGATCATCTTTTACGATCGCAATGACGCGCCACTGAAGAACGGCGATCGCCCCGGTGAAATTGGGGCAAGAAAAATCGCTAAAGCACTCGGAACCCGCGCCAAAATCGCATCTGTCCCCATGCTCGACGATTGCAGCGTCAAAGGTTGGGATGTCTCGAACGCGATCGAGGCGGGCTACTCGCTAGATGACTTCAAACAAGCGGCTGCCGAATCACTCGCGCTACAACCCGATGAACCGAAGAAGCGAGAAAACCCGCTACGAGCGCGGATGATCAAAAATATCGATCTGATTGCGCGGGCGGCAGATTATATCGACTGGCTTGTTCCAGACCTGCTCACCCCAAACGAACTCTTCATTCTCGGAACTCCCCCACGAACCGGAAAATCATTGTTTTGTCTGACGCTGGCAAAAGCGATCGCTACGGGTGGAACCTTTCTCGATCGTCCCGTTACTCAAGGGTCAGTGATTTATGTGAACTGCGAGGACGGTGAAACGAAAGTGAAATACCGTCAAACGGCTCAAGGTTGGGAGCAGTGGGGCTATGACCTGCCCGTCTACTGGTTCAACGAATTCAAACTCTCAGAGTTGAGTGACTTACGAGAGTTGATCGAAGAAATCGGAGATGTCCGCCTGCTTGTACTCGACACCTTAAGCCGGGTGAGAAACGACAACGCGAAAGAAAGCAGTTCTGAGATGGGACGGATTTTAGAACCGCTCCAGCAGCTCGCACGCGATACCGGCACCTGCGTTCTACTCACTCACCATCTCTCTGAGGCGACGCTCGAAAAAGATGATGACCCCTTTAAGCTACTGCGCGGTAATTCATCAATTCGATCGACTTGCCGGGGGGCAATGGTGATGTTGCCGGGTGAGAACTGCTATCGGCTCATCAGCGAAAACGGTTGGTGCGATCTCATGGATCTAAACGTTCGCATTCAACCTGACACGCTCGAATGGAAATTATTGGGCAATTGGAACCCGCGAGTCGATGGAGATATGAAGCAGCAAATTCTAGATCATTTGAACTTAGTAGGAATTGCAACGATTCAAGAAATCGCCACTGAACTTAACTTTAACGCGGGGTCTGTTTGTACTATTTTGCACCGTCTCCAACGCGAAGATATGGTCGAAAAAATCGGCGGGAAGGGTCGTCAACTGGCACACTACCAGCGTAGCGCCACTTTGTCCCAACAACTCAATATGCTGTTAGGACACCAGAACCCAGATGACACAAGCGATACAGCTTGTCCTAACAAAAAAATATTAGAGAATGATCTGCCTTTAAAAGTGATCAATTCCCCCAAAAGTGATCAATCAGAGACGCAAGAGAATTTTCCTCATGAGAGAAAGGTGATCACTTTTTCCCAAAATGATCACTTTTTTTCTAATACTCCCCCTCTGTTAGGACAAAGCTGTAAGCCAGATCCCGTAAGCGATGTATGTCCTAACAGCCCAGATCGCCTGTTAGGACAAGGTGATCAACTGTCACACAGGTTAGACCCTGTATTGACACCCCTAAAAGTGGGTGATCGAGCGGTCTATATCGGTCCGGATAAACCGATGAGTATGCTTTGTGGCAACCGTCATTTAGAAATCTTAGAAATGCAGAATGACCGGGCGATCGTCAAAAACAAAAAATGGGTGGTGAGCCAAACTGTCCCGCTGGCAGATCTGCGACGGGTATAG
- the xerC gene encoding tyrosine recombinase XerC, with product MRRHSIDSYELLQIWLAYTEFQSHQLEPSTLKRDYGKISKRVALMPPLSDEIAVRDWLMRRYSTETVRRMLQKFSACCGWAVRSRYLKVNPYDGLDKDFRKKANNHDRRAFTAIERDRILTAVEENRFASRYGKWKHSFYLPYFQFLFWTGCRLEEANALHWRNVSKNCDRVKFCEALPADTRILGSIKTHKIREFKCNRRLIHLLQRLDRVDSFVFLSPGGSAIDSHNVLNRTWRPVLEELVDESEIREYLPLKHCRHTFITLALEAGIEVKDVAALVGNSPDVIYRHYAAKKPDLDLPEF from the coding sequence ATGCGACGGCATAGCATCGACTCCTACGAACTGCTTCAGATTTGGCTTGCATACACCGAGTTTCAGTCTCACCAGCTTGAACCGTCCACCCTAAAGCGCGACTACGGCAAAATTTCCAAACGAGTCGCGCTCATGCCGCCATTGAGCGATGAAATCGCGGTGCGCGATTGGCTTATGCGACGGTATTCGACTGAAACCGTAAGGAGAATGCTGCAAAAATTTTCCGCTTGCTGTGGTTGGGCAGTACGATCGCGCTACTTGAAGGTGAATCCCTATGACGGTCTAGATAAAGACTTTCGCAAGAAAGCGAACAATCACGATCGACGGGCATTCACCGCCATAGAACGCGATCGCATTCTTACAGCAGTTGAGGAAAATCGCTTTGCCAGTCGTTACGGCAAATGGAAGCACTCGTTCTATTTGCCGTACTTTCAATTTCTGTTCTGGACCGGCTGCCGATTAGAGGAAGCGAACGCGCTCCACTGGCGGAATGTGTCTAAGAATTGCGATCGCGTCAAATTCTGCGAAGCACTCCCTGCTGACACTCGCATTCTCGGAAGCATCAAAACTCACAAAATTAGAGAGTTCAAGTGTAATCGAAGACTAATCCACCTCTTACAGAGACTCGATCGAGTTGATTCATTCGTCTTTCTCTCACCTGGTGGATCAGCGATCGATTCACACAACGTTTTAAACCGCACTTGGCGACCCGTCCTAGAAGAATTAGTCGATGAATCCGAGATACGCGAATACCTACCGTTGAAACACTGTCGCCATACGTTCATTACACTGGCACTTGAAGCGGGAATCGAAGTTAAAGACGTTGCTGCACTTGTTGGTAACTCACCAGACGTGATCTATCGCCACTATGCCGCGAAGAAACCAGATCTTGATTTACCAGAATTCTGA
- a CDS encoding peptidoglycan DD-metalloendopeptidase family protein: protein MKRAVPQDPNSVPYSVLESESAEEHPRQFTPEANRTVRTSAAMLGLAFSVGAYGLAAPQQAEAATPAEPATSDLTPNTATPADALKVSEPTATVPTVSHTVQEGQTLWKIAELYGIDAAKLANLNSLQTTAVLSVGQVLQVPATNQAKIAGTTIQSLPDLKAVPVIPPQVSKAESAPSVAVKRKQSAIEGLRQNRDRLKQSLAELKSEESAKSQSTPMQVATLPQSNASNLMTYRVNPGETLSSIAQAHGISARQLAQLNQLSNPNLVQANQFIKVPQKIAQALPQPAPPSESQAPVAADIQVPTVPSLASTQNPVTPNVPLAVGGDARQFAFSPSRNRSAAPQPVEVRRSDDQYVNTLLSEISRLRERYQSSRSTLREAPKVSAAETPSRRVNPQFRPSTPAATLRTESRTVPTAAGQTRLERMLADAPKPKTQVVAAAPAGSESYAPILRSPVGKTVSPNLPSLGRPDSYMPNRRFNGYVWPAKGVLTSPYGWRWGRMHKGIDIAAPVGTPIVAAAPGKVVTAGWNDGGYGNLVEVEHADGSVTLYAHNNRVLVRVGQQVRQGQQIAEMGSTGFSTGPHSHFEVHLPGRGAVNPMAMLPQSRS, encoded by the coding sequence TTGAAACGAGCAGTTCCGCAAGACCCAAATTCTGTTCCTTATAGCGTACTCGAATCCGAGAGTGCGGAGGAGCACCCCCGGCAGTTTACTCCAGAGGCAAACCGAACCGTTCGCACCTCTGCTGCCATGCTTGGACTCGCATTTTCAGTCGGTGCCTATGGTTTAGCCGCTCCTCAGCAAGCGGAAGCCGCCACCCCCGCTGAACCCGCGACATCCGACCTGACACCGAACACGGCTACTCCAGCAGATGCGCTCAAGGTTTCCGAACCTACTGCAACCGTCCCAACCGTCAGCCATACGGTGCAAGAAGGTCAAACCCTTTGGAAAATCGCAGAGCTTTACGGCATCGATGCCGCAAAGTTGGCGAATTTGAACAGCTTGCAGACCACTGCCGTTCTCTCGGTTGGACAAGTCCTGCAAGTGCCCGCGACCAATCAAGCCAAAATCGCTGGAACGACGATTCAATCCCTGCCTGATCTCAAAGCGGTTCCCGTGATTCCGCCGCAAGTCAGCAAGGCAGAGAGTGCTCCTTCGGTGGCCGTTAAGCGGAAACAATCCGCGATCGAAGGATTGAGACAGAATCGCGATCGATTGAAGCAAAGCTTGGCGGAGTTGAAGTCTGAGGAGTCTGCAAAATCCCAATCGACCCCCATGCAGGTCGCAACCCTGCCGCAGTCGAATGCGTCAAACCTGATGACGTATCGCGTGAATCCGGGTGAAACCCTTTCCTCGATCGCTCAAGCACACGGCATTTCAGCACGCCAACTCGCTCAACTGAACCAGTTGAGTAACCCGAACTTGGTGCAAGCGAACCAGTTCATCAAGGTGCCACAAAAAATCGCTCAAGCGCTTCCTCAACCTGCGCCCCCTTCTGAATCTCAAGCCCCAGTCGCGGCTGATATTCAAGTGCCAACGGTTCCAAGCCTTGCTTCGACTCAAAATCCAGTCACTCCGAATGTTCCCCTAGCAGTAGGTGGCGATGCCCGTCAGTTTGCTTTCAGTCCATCTCGGAACCGCTCTGCTGCACCGCAACCTGTCGAGGTTCGTCGCAGCGATGATCAGTACGTAAACACCCTGTTATCGGAAATATCGCGCCTGCGGGAACGGTATCAGTCTTCTCGATCGACCTTGCGTGAGGCTCCGAAAGTTTCGGCTGCTGAAACTCCTTCGCGTCGCGTCAATCCGCAGTTTAGACCGAGTACTCCCGCTGCGACATTGCGGACTGAGAGCCGAACTGTACCCACTGCTGCGGGTCAAACTCGACTAGAGCGGATGCTGGCAGATGCACCGAAGCCAAAAACTCAAGTTGTTGCAGCGGCTCCAGCGGGTTCTGAATCGTATGCACCGATTCTACGTTCTCCAGTCGGCAAAACCGTCTCACCGAATCTGCCCTCACTGGGTCGTCCTGACTCTTACATGCCAAACCGGCGCTTCAACGGCTACGTCTGGCCCGCGAAGGGTGTTCTGACTTCCCCCTATGGCTGGCGCTGGGGACGGATGCACAAAGGTATCGACATTGCGGCTCCAGTCGGAACTCCGATCGTTGCTGCGGCTCCGGGTAAAGTGGTCACCGCAGGCTGGAACGATGGCGGTTACGGTAACCTCGTCGAAGTTGAACATGCGGACGGAAGTGTGACGCTCTATGCTCACAACAACCGCGTCTTGGTTCGAGTCGGTCAGCAGGTTCGCCAAGGTCAGCAAATTGCGGAGATGGGTAGCACTGGATTTAGTACTGGACCGCACTCTCACTTCGAGGTGCATTTACCGGGTCGCGGTGCTGTGAATCCGATGGCAATGTTGCCTCAGTCTCGCAGCTAG
- a CDS encoding tRNA (cytidine(34)-2'-O)-methyltransferase — protein MPKVVLVHPQIPPNTGNIARTCAATQTELHLVAPLGFEISDRYLKRAGLDYWEFVPLKIHDSIDDFRTYSESQGGRWIGFSAKATQNFTQIEYQDSDWLLFGSETNGLPEDVMQICPVLAYIPIHQPKVRGYNLSVSAALGLFEARRQLGYLS, from the coding sequence ATGCCTAAAGTCGTTCTTGTTCATCCTCAAATTCCTCCCAATACCGGAAATATCGCCCGGACTTGCGCCGCGACTCAGACCGAACTCCATCTGGTCGCACCCCTCGGCTTTGAAATCAGCGATCGCTACCTCAAACGTGCAGGTCTCGACTACTGGGAATTCGTCCCGCTCAAAATCCACGACTCGATCGACGATTTTCGCACCTACTCCGAATCCCAAGGCGGGCGCTGGATCGGCTTCAGCGCCAAAGCCACACAAAATTTCACCCAGATCGAATATCAAGACTCCGACTGGCTCTTATTCGGCAGCGAAACCAACGGACTCCCAGAAGACGTGATGCAAATCTGCCCCGTCCTTGCGTACATTCCTATCCATCAGCCCAAAGTGCGAGGCTACAACCTTTCCGTCAGTGCCGCACTTGGACTATTTGAAGCCCGTCGCCAACTCGGATATCTCAGCTAG